AAAAAAAGGGGACAAAATAAAAATATGGTCTACTGAAAAAGAATTTGATGTATTGGAAGTTGGAGTATTTTCACCAACTATGAAGCCAAAAGATGGACTTACTTCAGGATCAGTTGGATATATAATAACAGGAGTAAAAACTATTCATGATACAAGAGTTGGAGATACAATAACTAATGCTAAAGAACCTTGTATGTTTCCGTTAGAAGGATTTAAACCAGCACAATCAATGGTATTTGCTGGAATCTATCCATTATTTACAGATGATTATGAGGATTTAAGAGATGCTCTTGAAAAATTACAGCTGAATGATGCTTCTCTTACATATGTACCAGAAACTTCTCTGGCTTTAGGATTTGGATTTAGATGTGGATTCTTAGGACTTTTGCATATGGAAATAATCGTAGAAAGATTGAGAAGAGAATATGATATAGATCTTATTTCAACAACTCCATCAGTTGAATATAAAGTAAATATGGATAAAGGAAATGTTCTTGTTATAGATAATCCTTGTGAATTTCCAGATCCGGGAAAAGGAAGATTATCTGTAGAAGAGCCTTTTATAAGAGGGAAAGTAATAGTACCAAAAGAATATGTAGGAAATGTAATGGAGCTTTGTCAGGAGAAAAGGGGAATATTCATAGGAATGGATTTCATAGATGAAACTAGATCCCTTCTCACTTATGAACTTCCACTAGCTGAAATTGTAATTGATTTTTATGATAAGTTAAAATCAAGAACTAAAGGATATGCTTCTTTTGAATATGAACTTGTAGGATACAAAGAATCTGATCTTGTAAAAGTTGATATACTTGTATCAGGAAAACCAGTAGATGCTTTTTCATTTATAGCTCATAGAGATGGAGCTTATTCCAGAGGAAGAGCTATTTGTGAAAAACTTAGAGAAGTTATTCCAAGACAACAGTTTGAAATACCTATTCAGGCAGCATTAGGTTCAAAAGTTATAGCAAGAGAAACTATAAAAGCTTTCAGAAAGAATGTTATAGCTAAGTGTTATGGTGGAGATATAACAAGAAAGAAAAAACTTCTTGAAAAACAAAAGAAGGAAAGAAGAGAATGAAGAGTATTGGAAATGTTGAAATTCCTCAGGAAGCATTTGTATCAGTACTTAAATTGAATGATTAATCAGTAGAATAAAAGAGAGTGACTAATAATCATAGAAAAATAGATTTAGAATTTTTTAATAGAAAAGTTTATTATTAATTTAGTTCATAAAAAATAAAATACTCACAGGATATTGTTTTTTATGATTTGCTTACTTTATTAATTACAAGAATTTTTTATTATCGAGATTTCTAAAATTTATTCTGGTTTTTTAGTTATTCTCTTTTTAACAGTAAAGGGGGAGAATGTTTTGAATATAGGAAGAGAAATATTAGATAAACTAAATGTGTTGAGTAAAATAAGCGAACCTTCCAAAGGGGTAACAAGATTATATCTGACAAAAGAATATTTAGAAGCTAGAAATATTATAGAAAACTGGATGAAAGAAGCAGGACTTACAACAAGAATAGATGGAGTAGGAAATCTTATTGGAGAATATAAAAGTAATAATGCAGAAGCAAAAACTCTTGTAATGGGTTCACATCAAGATAGTATAGAAGATGGAGGAAAATTTGATGGAATACTAGGGGTAATACTTCCAATAGTATGTATAAAAAATCTTCTTAAAGAATATAGAGAATTAAATTGTAATATAAAAATAATATCATTTGCATATGAAGAAGGAACAACTTATGGAGCAGCCTGCTTAACAAGTAAAGCAGTAGCTGGAACCTTTAAAGAACATCTTTTGGAATTAGAATATAAAGGGAAAAAACTTAAAGATGCTATGGAGGAATATAGACTTAATCCTCAAAAAATAGATGAGTGTAAAATGAAAAAAGAAGATATAGATACTTTTTTAGAAGTACATATAGAACAGGGACCAGTTCTAGAATATGAAAATCTTCCTGTGGGTATAGTAACTGCTATTCAATCTTGCAACAGATATCTTGTAAAGATAAAAGGTCAGGCAGGGCATTCTGGAACTATTCCTATGAAGCTGAGAAAAGATGCAGGAGCTGCAATGGCTGAAATAATATATAAAAGTACAAAACTTGCAGAAGAATTAGGAGAAATGGTTTTAACTTTTGGAAAAATGTCTGTTACTCCAGGAGCAGTAAATGTAATACCAGGGGAGGCAGAGTTCACAATAGATATAAGAGCTATGAAAAATACTATTTTAGTGGATACCATAGAAAAAATAGAAAATATCATAAAAGAGATAGTTGAAAGAAAGGGAATGTCATATTCTATTCAAATGACAAATGAAATAATGGAAACAGCTTGTAGTCTATCAGTAATGGAAGCTTTAGAAAAAAGTTTTATGAGGCAGAATATTCCTGTATTTAAACTTCCAAGTGGTGCAGGGCATGATGCACAGGAAATGGCAAATATTGCTGAAATGGGAATGCTTTTTGTAAGGTGTGTAGATGGAATAAGTCATAATCCAATAGAAGATGTAAGAGAAAAAGATTTAGATATAGCAGG
Above is a window of Fusobacterium varium DNA encoding:
- the amaB gene encoding N-carbamoyl-L-amino acid hydrolase, which encodes MNIGREILDKLNVLSKISEPSKGVTRLYLTKEYLEARNIIENWMKEAGLTTRIDGVGNLIGEYKSNNAEAKTLVMGSHQDSIEDGGKFDGILGVILPIVCIKNLLKEYRELNCNIKIISFAYEEGTTYGAACLTSKAVAGTFKEHLLELEYKGKKLKDAMEEYRLNPQKIDECKMKKEDIDTFLEVHIEQGPVLEYENLPVGIVTAIQSCNRYLVKIKGQAGHSGTIPMKLRKDAGAAMAEIIYKSTKLAEELGEMVLTFGKMSVTPGAVNVIPGEAEFTIDIRAMKNTILVDTIEKIENIIKEIVERKGMSYSIQMTNEIMETACSLSVMEALEKSFMRQNIPVFKLPSGAGHDAQEMANIAEMGMLFVRCVDGISHNPIEDVREKDLDIAGNIIMDYIYNF
- the lepA gene encoding Elongation factor 4, with amino-acid sequence MLQKHKRNFSIIAHIDHGKSTIADRLLEFTGTVTKREMKEQLLDSMDLEREKGITIKAQAVTLYYKAKDGIEYELNLIDTPGHVDFIYEVSRSLAACEGALLVVDAAQGVEAQTLANVYLAIENNLEVVPVINKIDLPAADPEKVKHEIEDIIGLPADDAVMCSGKTGIGIEDLLEAIVAKVPAPAYDEEAPLKALIFDSKFDDYRGVITYVKVLDGSIKKGDKIKIWSTEKEFDVLEVGVFSPTMKPKDGLTSGSVGYIITGVKTIHDTRVGDTITNAKEPCMFPLEGFKPAQSMVFAGIYPLFTDDYEDLRDALEKLQLNDASLTYVPETSLALGFGFRCGFLGLLHMEIIVERLRREYDIDLISTTPSVEYKVNMDKGNVLVIDNPCEFPDPGKGRLSVEEPFIRGKVIVPKEYVGNVMELCQEKRGIFIGMDFIDETRSLLTYELPLAEIVIDFYDKLKSRTKGYASFEYELVGYKESDLVKVDILVSGKPVDAFSFIAHRDGAYSRGRAICEKLREVIPRQQFEIPIQAALGSKVIARETIKAFRKNVIAKCYGGDITRKKKLLEKQKKERRE